CCAGCGGGATCACATAGCTCGGGAACGCCAAATACACACCCGTGAACGCGAGCACGGTCAGTACGATCGCGCTGTATGCCCCAGTGACTTTGTGCCACTGATATTGTCGACGGATCCGGCTGCCGCCCGTGACGGGGAGAAACGCCTGCCGGACCTTCCCCGAACGAGGCCACCAAAGAAACAGGCCCGTGCCGATCGAGATTAAGAGCAAGATGGCGACACAACCCACAAGAGTCCGACCGAGTTCGTCGATCAATAAGGATTCATGCAACTCATAGATGAACGAGACAAGGTACGTGCCCCATTCGCGATCCCGACCTAAGACGGACCCGGCGTAGGGATCGATCGTGACCAGATACCACCGAAAATGGTCGAGCTTATCGGTCGGTACTTTGTGCCAAGCTCTCACCACCTCACGCTCATGAGCTGGCAACTCAAGGCTGTCCAACCAACCACCGGCAGGAACCGTGGCCTGCGCCGTCGCAACTACTTCGTTCAGGGGCTTGTGAGGGCCGGAGCCGCTCGTTGTGAGCTGGGCTGGATTTAGCCATTCGTCGATGGCTTTGTAGAACACCAGGAAACTGCCCGTGAGACTCATCAGGACGAACAGCGCCCCCCCGAACAGTCCAAGGTACAGATGTGTGCGTAACCAAACCCCTCTGAGAGAGCACCGAAGTATGGTTTGAACTGGAAGCGACACTTTACCCTCGCCCAGTGGAACTATTACCGTTGGAGTGCTCGATGCAGATGGCAT
This portion of the Candidatus Nitrospira nitrosa genome encodes:
- a CDS encoding PepSY domain-containing protein, giving the protein MRLMFMRKRDNAMPSASSTPTVIVPLGEGKVSLPVQTILRCSLRGVWLRTHLYLGLFGGALFVLMSLTGSFLVFYKAIDEWLNPAQLTTSGSGPHKPLNEVVATAQATVPAGGWLDSLELPAHEREVVRAWHKVPTDKLDHFRWYLVTIDPYAGSVLGRDREWGTYLVSFIYELHESLLIDELGRTLVGCVAILLLISIGTGLFLWWPRSGKVRQAFLPVTGGSRIRRQYQWHKVTGAYSAIVLTVLAFTGVYLAFPSYVIPLVSAFSPVDESDEDGAVQSHPASGTPPLSAEQAVKLAQHLFPDGRITYIGIPHEAVDAYEMMMYRPGDVRESAGNSMVWLDQYSGAVLKVRDWRTSTAGHTFVAWLFPLHNGEAFGMIGRWIVFFAGLIPLVLYVTALRVWWLKRQAHRRQNRRPSAEAHPCSKPVNRHTLLIR